GCTATCGAAACCGTCCTGAGCACCTCGCCCGCGGCGCCGTCAAAATCCCCGGAGGCAACCGATGTTTGAGTTTGCCCTGCCGTGGATCTTTCTACTGCTGCCACTGCCCTGGCTCGCACGCAAACTGCTGCCCAAAAGCGAACCCCTGACCAGCGCCCTCAAAGTCCCCTATTATCAGCAATTGCCCAACAAAGGGGGCAGCTCGCCGATCAACCGGGTCAATCTGGCACTGCTGTGGCTACTCTGGATTCTGCTACTGACCGCTGCCGCCCGTCCCCAGTGGTATGGCGCCCCCATCAGCCAGACCAGCAGTGCGCGCGATCTGTTGATTGCCGTCGATATTTCCGGCAGCATGGAAACGCCGGATATGATCCTGAATGGCAATCCGGCGATGCGCATTTCTGCGGTCAAACAAGTGGTTGGGGATTTTGTCGCACGACGCAAAGGGGATCGGCTCGGCCTGGTGCTGTTCGGTACCCGCGCCTACCTGCAAGCCCCACTGACATTTGACCGCGAGACCGTCCATACATTGTTGCGTGAGGCACAAATTGGCTTTGCCGGCCAGGGCACCGCAATTGGCGATGCCATTGGCCTTTCAGTAAAGCGACTCACTCAGCGGCCGGCAGATCAGCGTGTCGTCATCCTGCTCACCGATGGCGCCAACACTGCCGGTGAAGTGACACCACTGAAGGCCGCCGAACTTGCCAAACAGGCGGGCGTGACGGTGTACACCATCGGTATCGGCGCGGAGGAAATGGTACAGCCCGGCCTTCTCGGCTCCCGCTTTGGTGCACGCCGGGTAAATCCGTCCCGGGATCTCGATGGCGAAACCCTGCAGAGCATCGCCGAAGAAACCGGCGGCCAGTACTTCCGCGCCCACAACCCGAAAGAGCTGACAGAAATTTATGCGGAGCTCGATCGACTGGAACCCGTGGAGCAGGAGGCGGAAACCTATCGCCCACTGAAATCCCTGTTCGTATGGCCGCTGGGCCTGGCGTTACTGATTGCGCTGATCTGGGCTGTAATTCCCCTGGTCAGTGGATGGCTACCCGGCAAGCGGCAATCCGAACCGAGCGGGATCAAGCGTAACGGCCATCATGCCGGCGGGCCCCAGTTCGGTGGAGGACGTGCCGGATGAGCCTTGTTACCGACTTCTTTGCCAACATGGACCAGTTTCACTTTCTGCGCCCCGCCCTGCTGCTCCTGATCCTGCCTGCAGCCCTGCTCTGCTGGGTGCTGGCACGCACAGTCCTGAGTAGCGGCCGCCTGCAGAAAGTGATCGATCCGGACCTTCTTCCGCACCTGCTATTACGTGGCGGCGAAAAGCGTCCGTGGCTGTTCGCACTGATCTTCGCGCTGCTCACCCTGATGATTATGGCCATGGCCGGCCCCAGTTGGCGGAAGCTACCCACA
The Microbulbifer celer DNA segment above includes these coding regions:
- a CDS encoding vWA domain-containing protein yields the protein MFEFALPWIFLLLPLPWLARKLLPKSEPLTSALKVPYYQQLPNKGGSSPINRVNLALLWLLWILLLTAAARPQWYGAPISQTSSARDLLIAVDISGSMETPDMILNGNPAMRISAVKQVVGDFVARRKGDRLGLVLFGTRAYLQAPLTFDRETVHTLLREAQIGFAGQGTAIGDAIGLSVKRLTQRPADQRVVILLTDGANTAGEVTPLKAAELAKQAGVTVYTIGIGAEEMVQPGLLGSRFGARRVNPSRDLDGETLQSIAEETGGQYFRAHNPKELTEIYAELDRLEPVEQEAETYRPLKSLFVWPLGLALLIALIWAVIPLVSGWLPGKRQSEPSGIKRNGHHAGGPQFGGGRAG